The following are from one region of the Corylus avellana chromosome ca1, CavTom2PMs-1.0 genome:
- the LOC132177687 gene encoding cyclin-T1-3-like isoform X1, whose protein sequence is MSFPLNFRSQGGTANDDYRSCFSGSNFSNNRNQSRNNYNNRSHTNINDYLGKVWQHYDNFYHVRPHNSIHVNPNGAGAPSLKRRRFSASTWGGSGRHYVLPGMYDTAPSTCNYAVPPPSRSNVEASTSTSCKRDCSVLEDDEPVFMSREEIERYSPSRKDGIDALREAHLRYSYCTFLQNLGLRLEVPQTTVGTAMVLCHRFFVRQSHASHDRFLIATAALFLAAKSEETARPLNNVLRASCEISHKQDISFLSYLPSADWFEQYRERVIEAENMILTTLNFELNVQHPYAPLTSILNKLGLSQSVLVNLALSLVSEGLRSSLWLQFKPHHIAAGAVYLAAKFLNLNLAFYQNIWQEFQTTPAIIQDVSQQLMELF, encoded by the exons ATGTCTTTTCCACTGAATTTCCGTTCGCAAGGAGGTACTGCTAATGATGACTATCGGTCCTGCTTCAGTGGGAGCAACTTCAGCAACAACAGGAACCAGAGCAGGAACAATTATAATAATAGGAGTCATACCAATATCAATGACTACCTGGGGAAAGTTTGGCAGCATTATGATAATTTCTATCATGTTAGGCCTCATAATTCCATTCATGTTAATCCAAATGGCGCAGGAGCCCCTTCTTTGAAACGGAGAAGGTTTTCAGCTTCTACATGGGGAGGCAGCGGGAGACACTATGTGCTGCCTGGCATGTATGACACAGCCCCTTCAACCTGCAATTATGCTGTCCCTCCTCCCTCGAGATCCAATGTGGAGGCCTCTACGTCTACTAGCTGTAAACGTGACTGCTCAGTATTAGAAGATGATGAACCAGTCTTCATGTCAAGGGAAGAAATTGAGAGATACTCCCCGTCAAGGAAGGATGGTATTGACGCACTTCGTGAAGCACATTTGCGGTACTCATATTGCACCTTCCTTCAGAATCTTGGATTGCGACTTGAAGT GCCACAAACAACTGTTGGCACTGCGATGGTTCTATGCCACCGGTTTTTTGTTCGACAATCACATGCTTCCCATGATAGATTT TTGATTGCTACTGCTGCTCTTTTTCTTGCTGCAAAGTCTGAGGAAACTGCACGCCCTTTGAACAATGTGCTGAGAGCATCTTGTGAAATTTCCCATAAGCAGGATATATCTTTCTTGTCCTATCTGCCCTCTGca GATTGGTTCGAGCAGTATCGAGAGCGAGTAATTGAGGCTGAGAACATGATACTGACTACTCTAAATTTTGAGCTTAATGTGCAGCATCCATATGCTCCTCTTACGTCCATTCTTAACAAATTAGGTCTTTCACAATCTGTTTTGGTCAATCTGGCATTAAGCTTGGTTAGTGAAGG GCTTCGAAGCTCACTGTGGCTTCAATTCAAACCTCATCATATTGCTGCTGGAGCTGTCTACCTTGCTGCTAAGtttctgaatttgaatcttgcTTTCTATCAAAATATATGGCAAGAGTTTCAAACAACACCAGCAATTATTCAAG ATGTATCGCAGCAATTGATGGAGCTCTTCTGA
- the LOC132177687 gene encoding cyclin-T1-3-like isoform X2 has protein sequence MSFPLNFRSQGGTANDDYRSCFSGSNFSNNRNQSRNNYNNRSHTNINDYLGKVWQHYDNFYHVRPHNSIHVNPNGAGAPSLKRRRFSASTWGGSGRHYVLPGMYDTAPSTCNYAVPPPSRSNVEASTSTSCKRDCSVLEDDEPVFMSREEIERYSPSRKDGIDALREAHLRYSYCTFLQNLGLRLEVPQTTVGTAMVLCHRFFVRQSHASHDRFLIATAALFLAAKSEETARPLNNVLRASCEISHKQDISFLSYLPSADWFEQYRERVIEAENMILTTLNFELNVQHPYAPLTSILNKLGLSQSVLVNLALSLVSEGVYTRLACSHV, from the exons ATGTCTTTTCCACTGAATTTCCGTTCGCAAGGAGGTACTGCTAATGATGACTATCGGTCCTGCTTCAGTGGGAGCAACTTCAGCAACAACAGGAACCAGAGCAGGAACAATTATAATAATAGGAGTCATACCAATATCAATGACTACCTGGGGAAAGTTTGGCAGCATTATGATAATTTCTATCATGTTAGGCCTCATAATTCCATTCATGTTAATCCAAATGGCGCAGGAGCCCCTTCTTTGAAACGGAGAAGGTTTTCAGCTTCTACATGGGGAGGCAGCGGGAGACACTATGTGCTGCCTGGCATGTATGACACAGCCCCTTCAACCTGCAATTATGCTGTCCCTCCTCCCTCGAGATCCAATGTGGAGGCCTCTACGTCTACTAGCTGTAAACGTGACTGCTCAGTATTAGAAGATGATGAACCAGTCTTCATGTCAAGGGAAGAAATTGAGAGATACTCCCCGTCAAGGAAGGATGGTATTGACGCACTTCGTGAAGCACATTTGCGGTACTCATATTGCACCTTCCTTCAGAATCTTGGATTGCGACTTGAAGT GCCACAAACAACTGTTGGCACTGCGATGGTTCTATGCCACCGGTTTTTTGTTCGACAATCACATGCTTCCCATGATAGATTT TTGATTGCTACTGCTGCTCTTTTTCTTGCTGCAAAGTCTGAGGAAACTGCACGCCCTTTGAACAATGTGCTGAGAGCATCTTGTGAAATTTCCCATAAGCAGGATATATCTTTCTTGTCCTATCTGCCCTCTGca GATTGGTTCGAGCAGTATCGAGAGCGAGTAATTGAGGCTGAGAACATGATACTGACTACTCTAAATTTTGAGCTTAATGTGCAGCATCCATATGCTCCTCTTACGTCCATTCTTAACAAATTAGGTCTTTCACAATCTGTTTTGGTCAATCTGGCATTAAGCTTGGTTAGTGAAGG GGTCTACACAAGATTAGCGTGCTCGCATGTATGA
- the LOC132185119 gene encoding probable membrane-associated kinase regulator 1 → MGRRTERVTKSHTLPPSPSHSFSSSSSSDFEFTISVSPRKSSTALCPADELFYKGQLLPLHLSPRLSMVRTLLASSSTSSASDTTASRDSTGSSNDSHSSFNSDLALLAECDSSRPSSATEDDEFKRLHNNHNTQIKKSKYFSLSRFSSVFRKEPKNRDADNVSGSSVKRVSSTAKEVIRKYLKKVKPLYEKLSQKQQQQQKLGAVTTTTMPLSVKAERSAKDTEISGKSASKENGGGFSHSFSGNLRYPRRRSCVSSCPSSMRSSPSHSGVLSRNGFMSTGRVGGVYHADASSMEELQSAIQGAIAHCKNSMIQSKTMVVSNEI, encoded by the coding sequence ATGGGGAGGAGAACAGAGAGAGTCACGAAATCCCACACTCTCCCACCCTCGCCATCCCACTCTTTCTCGTCCTCATCATCCTCGGACTTCGAGTTCACCATTTCCGTTTCCCCTCGCAAATCCTCCACCGCTCTCTGCCCGGCCGACGAGCTCTTCTACAAGGGCCAACTGTTGCCTCTCCACCTCTCCCCACGCCTCTCCATGGTCCGCACGCTCCTCGCCTCCTCCAGCACGTCCTCCGCCTCCGACACGACGGCCTCGCGCGACTCCACCGGCAGCTCCAACGACTCCCACTCGTCCTTCAACAGCGACCTCGCGTTGCTCGCCGAGTGCGACTCGTCCCGGCCCAGCTCGGCCACCGAGGACGACGAGTTCAAGCGCCTTCACAACAACCACAACACACAGATCAAGAAGAGCAAGTACTTCTCACTCTCGCGATTCTCATCGGTATTCCGAAAAGAACCCAAGAACCGCGACGCCGACAACGTATCCGGATCGTCCGTTAAAAGAGTGAGCTCGACGGCTAAAGAGGTTATTAGGAAGTACTTGAAGAAAGTCAAGCCGTTATATGAAAAGCTGTCGCaaaagcagcagcagcagcaaaaaCTGGGAGCAGTTACGACGACTACTATGCCTTTGTCAGTGAAAGCGGAGAGATCTGCGAAAGACACGGAAATATCTGGCAAAAGCGCGAGCAAAGAGAATGGCGGTGGGTTTTCTCACTCTTTCTCGGGAAATTTGAGGTACCCACGAAGGAGAAGCTGCGTCTCGAGCTGCCCGTCGTCGATGCGGTCCTCGCCGAGTCACTCCGGCGTGCTTAGTCGGAATGGGTTTATGAGTACGGGTAGGGTCGGAGGGGTGTACCACGCCGACGCGTCGTCGATGGAGGAGTTGCAGAGCGCGATTCAAGGCGCCATTGCTCATTGCAAGAATTCAATGATCCAGAGCAAGACTATGGTGGTCAGTAATGAGATTTGA
- the LOC132167198 gene encoding uncharacterized protein LOC132167198, which produces MVSIETVQTTSTANEPHTSPRISFSAEFLDEQDFISFSPNSQGEKAKEKEMDKARNAEFEFLSSNVSSHAMLTADELFFEGKLLPFWQMQQSEKLNKISLKGKDTEGIKEGTKEESNRVSWFVDDDPSPRPPKCTVLWKELLRLKKQRASSLSPSSSSSSSSSSSSSLADIAASRDEGKEGKGNREKHVKRIKKGLERTRSASIKIRPMINVPICTQMKSSGLPPLFPLKKGRLER; this is translated from the coding sequence ATGGTCTCCATAGAAACTGTTCAAACCACCTCTACAGCCAATGAACCACATACAAGTCCCCGGATTTCTTTCTCTGCAGAATTCCTCGATGAACAGGATTTCATCTCCTTTAGCCCAAACTCTCAGGGTGAAAAAGCTAAAGAAAAGGAGATGGATAAAGCAAGAAATGCAGAATTTGAGTTCCTGTCAAGCAATGTAAGTAGCCATGCGATGTTGACTGCAGATGAGCTTTTCTTTGAAGGGAAGCTCCTTCCCTTTTGGCAAATGCAGCAGTCAGAAAAGCTCAACAAGATCAGTCTCAAAGGGAAAGACACCGAGGGAATAAAGGAAGGAACCAAGGAGGAGAGTAACAGGGTAAGTTGGTTTGTTGATGATGACCCATCTCCGAGGCCTCCAAAGTGCACCGTTTTGTGGAAAGAGCTATTGAGGTTGAAGAAGCAACGCGCTTCTTCTTTatcaccatcttcttcttcctcttcctcttcctcttcttccagcTCGCTTGCTGATATAGCTGCAAGCAGAGATGAAGGGAAGGAAGGCAAGGGAAACAGAGAGAAGCATGTGAAGAGGATAAAGAAAGGATTGGAGAGGACAAGATCAGCGAGTATTAAAATAAGGCCCATGATTAATGTGCCCATTTGCACACAGATGAAGAGCAGTGGCTTGCCACCTTTGTTTCCCCTCAAGAAGGGAAGATTAGAGAGGTGA
- the LOC132168186 gene encoding putative leucine-rich repeat receptor-like serine/threonine-protein kinase At2g14440 yields the protein MLPFLSLLLLVLFNFLSVSFSQSEFPKGLLIDCGATTKSTIDGRKWLPDKDFVTGGTPRNLTTPVLVPFLSTVRSFPLRNNLLKKFCYVVPVFRRAKYLIRTTYFYGGINGRDSPPAFDQMVDGTFWSVVNTTEDYANGMSSYFEGVFVAQGKTMSVCIGANTYTDSDPFISALEFLIVADSLYNSTDFGKFGLSLVARHAFGYSGPIIRYPDDQFDRLWEPHVGISSTVAGNRNVSVSAFWNVPPLKIFETAQTTNGIQPIEWNWPPVSLPNSTYYIALYFADTRNLSSRVFDITINNISYYRNLNVTPAGACVFATRWLLAGPTKITLTPPSGSDIGPLINAGEVFDLLVLGGRTATRDAIALNDLKDSLKNPPLDWNGDPCLPSQYSWTGITCSEGPQIRVITLNLTSMGLSGSLSPGIANMTALTDIWLGNNSLTGPIPDLSSLKRLETLDLGDNQFSGEIPSSLGNINSLRELFLQNNNLTGLVPNNLDGKSGLNLRISPGNNFASPAPAPS from the exons ATGTTGCCCTTcctctccctcctcctcctcgtcCTCTTCAACTTCCTCTCCGTTTCATTCTCCCAGTCCGAATTCCCCAAGGGTCTTTTGATTGATTGCGGTGCAACTACCAAGTCTACAATCGACGGCCGGAAATGGCTCCCCGACAAGGACTTCGTGACCGGTGGGACCCCGAGGAACCTGACCACCCCGGTCCTGGTTCCCTTCCTTTCCACCGTCCGATCGTTTCCTCTCCGCAACAACCTCCTCAAGAAGTTCTGCTACGTCGTGCCGGTGTTCCGCCGGGCCAAGTACCTGATCCGGACCACCTACTTCTACGGAGGGATCAACGGCCGGGATTCGCCGCCTGCGTTCGATCAGATGGTCGACGGGACTTTCTGGAGCGTGGTGAACACCACGGAGGATTACGCCAACGGCATGTCGTCCTACTTTGAAGGGGTTTTTGTCGCTCAGGGGAAGACCATGAGCGTCTGTATCGGGGCGAACACGTATACGGATTCGGACCCGTTTATATCGGCGTTGGAGTTCCTGATAGTCGCCGATTCGCTCTACAATTCCACGGATTTCGGCAAGTTTGGCCTCAGCTTGGTTGCAAGGCACGCTTTCGGGTACTCGGGACCAATCATTCG GTATCCTGATGATCAATTTGATCGGTTGTGGGAGCCACATGTGGGAATTTCTTCTACAGTAGCAGGCAACAGAAATGTATCTGTTTCTGCTTTCTGGAATGTTCCTCCTTTAAAGATATTTGAGACAGCTCAGACAACTAATGGAATACAACCCATAGAGTGGAATTGGCCTCCAGTGTCCCTTCCAAACTCAACATACTACATTGCTCTATACTTTGCCGATACTCGTAATTTGAGCTCAAGGGTGTTTGATATAACCATAAATAACATATCATATTACCGCAATTTGAATGTCACTCCAGCTGGTGCTTGTGTCTTTGCAACTCGGTGGCTTCTTGCTGGTCCTACTAAGATAACTTTGACCCCTCCTTCTGGTTCAGACATTGGTCCCTTGATAAATGCCGGAGAGGTTTTTGACTTGCTGGTTCTTGGAGGAAGAACTGCTACTCGAGATG CTATTGCTTTGAATGACCTAAAAGATAGTCTCAAAAATCCTCCACTTGATTGGAATGGTGATCCTTGTTTGCCCAGCCAGTACTCATGGACTGGCATTACGTGCTCTGAAGGCCCCCAGATTCGTGTGATCACCTT AAACCTGACAAGCATGGGTCTCTCAGGATCGCTGTCACCTGGCATTGCCAATATGACAGCATTGACTGACAT CTGGCTTGGAAATAACAGTTTGACTGGACCTATTCCTGATCTCAGTTCATTGAAGAGGCTAGAGACATT GGATTTGGGAGATAATCAGTTCAGTGGAGAAATTCCCTCATCACTTGGGAACATTAACAGCTTGCGTGAACT TTTCTTACAGAACAATAATCTGACTGGTCTAGTTCCAAATAACCTTGATGGAAAGTCTGGACTGAACCTTAG AATTTCTCCTGGAAATAATTTTGCATCTCCTGCTCCTGCGCCTTCTTGA